The Pseudophaeobacter arcticus DSM 23566 genome contains the following window.
TCGAGGCCGCGCGCCAAATCCGTGGCGATGCGCCCGGTATGCAGTTGAAGGATGTCGATCTGGCATTGGCCCATGGCAACGGCGGCGTGTTGTCGAGCCAGGTCACGGCCATTTTGGGGTCACAAAATACACTCTGAATGTAATCAAGGGAGGAAAGATTATGCCATTGGATTTCGAAGAACTTTCGAATTGGGACTTCGCAGAGATCGATCAGACGCTGACAGAGCGCGATACCATCCTATACGCGCTCGGATTGGGGTTTGGCGAAGACCCAACCGACAAAAAGGAACTGGCCTATGTTTATGAGGACGGCCTGAAGGCGGTTCCGTCGATGGCGGTGACGATGGGATATCCCGGCTTTTGGCTGCGCGATCCCAAAACCGGCGTGAATTGGCAAAAAGTGCTGCATGGTGAGCAGTGGCTGGATATCTACAAGCCGCTGCCAACAAAGGGCCGGATTATCGGCCGGACCAAGATCGACTTCATCTCCGATAAGGGCGAAGGCAAAGGCGCGGTGATCTACCAAAGCCGCGATATCATTGATGCAGACACCGGCGACAAGCTGGCGCGCGTGGCGATGTCGGCGTTTTGCCGCGGCGATGGCGGGTTTGGCGGCGAGAACAAGGCCGGCCCTGCTCCTGCGGCATTGCCGGATCGTGCGCCCGATCATGTTTGCGATATCGAAACCCTGCCGCGTCAGGCGCTTATCTACCGTTTGAGCGGTGACTATAACCCGCTGCACGCGGATCCCGATGTTGCCCGTTCGGTCGGATTTGATCGCCCGATCCTGCATGGTCTGGCGACTTATGGCCTTGCGGCACGTGCGATTTTGAAGTCCTCGCTTGATTATGATGCGTCCCGGCTTGTCGGTCTGGACGTGCGGTTCTCGGCACCGGTCTATCCGGGCGAAACCGTGCGGTTCGAGATTTGGGAAGAGGATGGCGAGGCACGGTTCCGTGCGTCGATCCCGGAACGCGATGTGTTGGTGTTGAACAACGGCGCCGCGCGATTCGCGTAAGTTAAGGGGATGTCACAGCCTCTTAAGGACATCCTCGTGCTGGATTTCAGCACCCTTCTCCCCGGCCCGATGGCGACGCTTATGCTCGCCGAGGCCGG
Protein-coding sequences here:
- a CDS encoding MaoC/PaaZ C-terminal domain-containing protein — its product is MPLDFEELSNWDFAEIDQTLTERDTILYALGLGFGEDPTDKKELAYVYEDGLKAVPSMAVTMGYPGFWLRDPKTGVNWQKVLHGEQWLDIYKPLPTKGRIIGRTKIDFISDKGEGKGAVIYQSRDIIDADTGDKLARVAMSAFCRGDGGFGGENKAGPAPAALPDRAPDHVCDIETLPRQALIYRLSGDYNPLHADPDVARSVGFDRPILHGLATYGLAARAILKSSLDYDASRLVGLDVRFSAPVYPGETVRFEIWEEDGEARFRASIPERDVLVLNNGAARFA